A genomic segment from Tachysurus fulvidraco isolate hzauxx_2018 chromosome 21, HZAU_PFXX_2.0, whole genome shotgun sequence encodes:
- the gfi1b gene encoding zinc finger protein Gfi-1b isoform X2, whose product MPRSFLVKSKKSSSYNVHRFVDSDPNMKEPNTEPALSEPKEPDSPKRMSLDPVTKPVHTEPYSYVKRENKPECPIPLRPEQSVNAGQPYYIPEPQMAEFPPYYKPPYAWETLRSPYNFRQLDFHSTILQHASNLYGSEFKQSPEDQQPLDCSTHYSPTSDTYHCITCDKVFSTPHGLEVHVRRSHSGTRPFGCSICRKTFGHAVSLEQHMNIHSQERSFECKMCGKTFKRSSTLSTHLLIHSDTRPYPCQYCGKRFHQKSDMKKHTYIHTGEKPHKCQVCGKAFSQSSNLITHSRKHTGFKPFGCEICSKGFQRKVDLRRHHESQHGLK is encoded by the exons ATGCCTCGCTCGTTTTTGGTAAAAAGCAAAAAGTCCTCATCTTATAATGTGCATCGCTTCGTGGACTCGGATCCAAACATGAAAGAACCCAACACAG AGCCTGCCCTATCAGAACCAAAGGAGCCAGACTCTCCCAAGAGGATGTCATTAGATCCTGTGACAAAACCTGTTCACACAGAACCCTACTCTTACGTGAAGCGTGAAAACAAACCAGAGTGTCCAATCCCGTTGCGCCCCGAGCAGTCAGTGAATGCTGGCCAGCCTTATTACATTCCTG agCCTCAGATGGCAGAATTCCCTCCTTACTATAAGCCACCGTATGCTTGGGAGACCTTGCGTTCTCCGTATAACTTTAGGCAGCTGGACTTCCACTCGACCATCCTACAGCATGCAAGTAACCTTTATGGGTCTGAATTCAAGCAAAGCCCAGAAGATCAACAGCCTCTGGATTGCAGCACACATTACTCACCTACCTCTGATACCTACCACTGCATCACCTGTGACAAG GTGTTCTCAACTCCTCATGGTCTGGAGGTCCATGTGAGACGCTCTCACAGTGGAACACGACCCTTTGGTTGTAGCATCTGCAGAAAAACCTTCGGTCATGCCGTCAGCTTAGAGCAACACATGAACATCCACTCTCAG GAAAGAAGCTTCGAGTGCAAGATGTGCGGGAAGACGTTCAAACGTTCCTCCACCCTGTCCACACACCTGCTGATCCACTCGGACACTCGGCCGTACCCTTGCCAGTACTGCGGCAAGAGGTTTCATCAGAAATCTGACATGAAGAAACACACCTACATCCACACCG GTGAGAAACCGCACAAGTGCCAGGTGTGTGGCAAGGCGTTTAGCCAAAGCTCTAACCTCATCACACACAGCCGCAAACACACAGGATTCAAGCCTTTCGGTTGTGAGATCTGCTCCAAGGGCTTTCAGAGAAAAGTAGACCTCCGCAGACACCATGAGAGCCAACACGGCCTAAAATGA
- the gfi1b gene encoding zinc finger protein Gfi-1b isoform X1, producing the protein MPRSFLVKSKKSSSYNVHRFVDSDPNMKEPNTVPEPALSEPKEPDSPKRMSLDPVTKPVHTEPYSYVKRENKPECPIPLRPEQSVNAGQPYYIPEPQMAEFPPYYKPPYAWETLRSPYNFRQLDFHSTILQHASNLYGSEFKQSPEDQQPLDCSTHYSPTSDTYHCITCDKVFSTPHGLEVHVRRSHSGTRPFGCSICRKTFGHAVSLEQHMNIHSQERSFECKMCGKTFKRSSTLSTHLLIHSDTRPYPCQYCGKRFHQKSDMKKHTYIHTGEKPHKCQVCGKAFSQSSNLITHSRKHTGFKPFGCEICSKGFQRKVDLRRHHESQHGLK; encoded by the exons ATGCCTCGCTCGTTTTTGGTAAAAAGCAAAAAGTCCTCATCTTATAATGTGCATCGCTTCGTGGACTCGGATCCAAACATGAAAGAACCCAACACAG ttcCAGAGCCTGCCCTATCAGAACCAAAGGAGCCAGACTCTCCCAAGAGGATGTCATTAGATCCTGTGACAAAACCTGTTCACACAGAACCCTACTCTTACGTGAAGCGTGAAAACAAACCAGAGTGTCCAATCCCGTTGCGCCCCGAGCAGTCAGTGAATGCTGGCCAGCCTTATTACATTCCTG agCCTCAGATGGCAGAATTCCCTCCTTACTATAAGCCACCGTATGCTTGGGAGACCTTGCGTTCTCCGTATAACTTTAGGCAGCTGGACTTCCACTCGACCATCCTACAGCATGCAAGTAACCTTTATGGGTCTGAATTCAAGCAAAGCCCAGAAGATCAACAGCCTCTGGATTGCAGCACACATTACTCACCTACCTCTGATACCTACCACTGCATCACCTGTGACAAG GTGTTCTCAACTCCTCATGGTCTGGAGGTCCATGTGAGACGCTCTCACAGTGGAACACGACCCTTTGGTTGTAGCATCTGCAGAAAAACCTTCGGTCATGCCGTCAGCTTAGAGCAACACATGAACATCCACTCTCAG GAAAGAAGCTTCGAGTGCAAGATGTGCGGGAAGACGTTCAAACGTTCCTCCACCCTGTCCACACACCTGCTGATCCACTCGGACACTCGGCCGTACCCTTGCCAGTACTGCGGCAAGAGGTTTCATCAGAAATCTGACATGAAGAAACACACCTACATCCACACCG GTGAGAAACCGCACAAGTGCCAGGTGTGTGGCAAGGCGTTTAGCCAAAGCTCTAACCTCATCACACACAGCCGCAAACACACAGGATTCAAGCCTTTCGGTTGTGAGATCTGCTCCAAGGGCTTTCAGAGAAAAGTAGACCTCCGCAGACACCATGAGAGCCAACACGGCCTAAAATGA